A genomic stretch from Pararhizobium sp. IMCC21322 includes:
- a CDS encoding purine-nucleoside phosphorylase, with protein sequence MSGTFDLASTEAEDALRLVRQTTGRRFSTGLVLGSGLGALADMVENRIEIPFTDLPGFPASGVSGHAGTLIAGDLSGLPVVLYSGRSHFYEQEDASVMRRPIALMKALGCETLVLTNSAGSLHPEMGPGSAMLITDHINFSGSNPLFREPTDRRFVGLTEAYDKNLRDLFDEIAKREAITLHHGVYMWFSGPSFETPAEINMARIVGADAVGMSTVPEAILARFFDMRVVAVSAITNLAAGMTGQELSHDETKENAPKAADKLKKLIAGVLEELAKT encoded by the coding sequence ATGAGTGGTACATTCGATCTTGCCAGCACTGAGGCTGAAGACGCGTTAAGGCTGGTGCGCCAGACAACCGGGCGCCGTTTTTCTACCGGGCTTGTTCTGGGTTCAGGCCTTGGCGCTCTGGCCGATATGGTGGAAAACAGGATCGAAATTCCGTTCACCGATCTGCCCGGATTTCCAGCCTCTGGCGTTTCGGGCCATGCAGGCACTCTGATCGCCGGCGATCTGTCGGGCTTGCCGGTGGTGCTTTATTCCGGTCGGTCGCATTTTTACGAACAGGAAGATGCCTCGGTCATGCGCCGCCCGATTGCTTTGATGAAAGCTCTGGGTTGTGAAACTCTGGTGCTGACCAATTCGGCGGGATCGCTGCATCCGGAAATGGGTCCCGGTTCGGCAATGCTCATCACCGACCACATTAATTTCTCCGGGTCCAACCCGTTGTTTCGAGAACCAACGGACCGGCGTTTTGTGGGCCTGACGGAAGCCTATGACAAAAACCTGCGTGACCTGTTTGACGAAATCGCCAAACGCGAGGCCATTACGTTGCATCACGGGGTCTATATGTGGTTTTCCGGGCCTTCATTCGAGACGCCTGCGGAAATCAACATGGCCCGCATTGTCGGCGCTGATGCGGTTGGTATGTCCACCGTACCAGAAGCCATTCTGGCCCGTTTTTTCGATATGCGTGTGGTGGCGGTGTCTGCTATCACCAATCTTGCTGCCGGCATGACCGGTCAGGAACTGTCCCATGACGAAACCAAAGAGAACGCACCCAAAGCGGCAGACAAGCTGAAAAAGCTGATTGCCGGTGTGTTGGAGGAACTTGCGAAAACATGA
- a CDS encoding cytidine deaminase, which translates to MSQDLFEAALAARAMAYAPASKFLVGAAIRGKNGKIYAGCNIENASYPEGWCAETSAISHMIMDGEQSLTEVCVIGTGDAFCTPCGGCRQRLNEFGSRQVPVHVATDSGIVDTLLLGDLLPNAFKLDRV; encoded by the coding sequence ATGTCCCAGGATTTGTTTGAAGCCGCGCTGGCAGCTCGCGCCATGGCCTATGCGCCTGCCTCAAAATTCTTGGTAGGCGCGGCTATTCGTGGAAAAAACGGCAAGATCTACGCCGGCTGCAACATTGAAAATGCCTCTTATCCCGAAGGCTGGTGCGCAGAAACATCTGCCATTTCCCATATGATCATGGATGGAGAGCAAAGCCTTACAGAAGTTTGCGTCATCGGTACCGGCGATGCGTTTTGCACGCCTTGCGGAGGATGCCGCCAAAGACTGAACGAGTTTGGTTCCAGGCAGGTGCCGGTACACGTTGCCACAGACAGCGGCATTGTCGACACATTATTGCTGGGTGATCTGTTACCCAACGCTTTCAAATTGGACCGGGTATGA
- a CDS encoding ABC transporter permease has protein sequence MEDFLIKLPLLLDSMIRLSVPLLFAALAGLFSERSGIFDISLEGKMLGAAFGAAAAAAVMDSALAGLLAGILVSVALALVHGFASISQRGNQIVSGVAINFVALGLTVLLGQAWFSQGGRTPQLSPDGRFGELTLPFANQLADVPFLGPLYEGIISGHNILVYVAFLMVPLSWWVLFRTRFGLRLRAVGENPAAVDTAGVSVIWLRYRAVIVCGVLCGFAGAYLSIAQASGFTKDMTAGRGFIALAALIFAKWKPVPVMMACLLFGLLQAIPIQYPQISLPGIGIVPGQVMQALPYVLTVVLLAGFIGKAIPPKAGGVPYVKER, from the coding sequence ATGGAAGACTTTCTCATCAAGCTGCCTTTGTTGCTGGACTCCATGATCCGGCTCAGCGTGCCCTTGTTATTTGCCGCTCTTGCCGGGCTTTTCTCGGAACGATCCGGTATTTTTGACATCAGTCTGGAAGGCAAAATGCTGGGCGCAGCTTTTGGCGCGGCGGCTGCAGCCGCTGTCATGGATTCCGCACTGGCGGGATTGCTGGCCGGTATACTGGTCTCTGTTGCCCTGGCGCTGGTGCATGGCTTTGCCTCCATCAGCCAGCGCGGCAATCAGATTGTCTCCGGTGTGGCGATCAATTTCGTGGCGCTTGGCCTTACAGTTTTATTGGGGCAAGCCTGGTTTTCGCAAGGCGGGCGTACCCCGCAACTCAGCCCCGATGGCCGATTTGGCGAATTGACGCTGCCCTTTGCCAACCAACTTGCAGATGTGCCGTTCCTTGGTCCGCTGTATGAAGGCATCATCTCCGGCCACAATATTCTGGTCTATGTTGCGTTTCTGATGGTTCCCTTATCGTGGTGGGTGTTGTTCCGCACCCGATTTGGCCTGCGCTTGCGGGCCGTTGGCGAAAATCCGGCGGCAGTGGATACCGCTGGCGTATCGGTGATTTGGCTGCGCTATCGTGCGGTGATTGTCTGTGGCGTGTTGTGCGGATTTGCCGGTGCTTATCTGTCCATTGCACAGGCCTCGGGCTTTACGAAAGACATGACAGCAGGCCGTGGCTTTATTGCACTGGCCGCACTGATTTTCGCCAAATGGAAACCTGTGCCGGTTATGATGGCGTGCCTGTTGTTTGGCCTGTTGCAGGCGATTCCGATCCAGTATCCACAAATTTCGCTTCCAGGCATTGGTATTGTCCCAGGTCAAGTCATGCAGGCTTTGCCTTATGTACTGACTGTCGTGTTGCTGGCTGGATTTATCGGCAAAGCAATACCGCCGAAAGCCGGAGGCGTGCCTTACGTCAAGGAGCGATGA
- the deoC gene encoding deoxyribose-phosphate aldolase yields MSDTDLLKGLIGCLDLTNLNDDCDSAAIAALCAKAQTPHGNVAAVCIYPRFVAEAKDHLSGTGIKVVTVVNFPDGGEDTVAVEAATRQALADGADEIDLVMAYKALAEGRPGFAETQIVRIKRICGDTLLKVILETGELQDAETIRKAADVALAAGADFLKTSTGKVATNATLDAAEILLTAIAETDKTIGFKPAGGIKTSSDAIAYFDVAKRIRGDAAPNPALFRLGASSVLDAMIASIEGREETKGAGY; encoded by the coding sequence ATGAGCGATACCGATTTGCTAAAAGGCCTGATTGGCTGTCTTGATCTGACAAATCTAAATGATGATTGCGATTCAGCCGCCATTGCCGCGCTGTGCGCCAAGGCACAAACGCCGCATGGCAATGTTGCAGCTGTCTGCATCTACCCCCGTTTTGTGGCAGAAGCCAAAGACCATCTCAGCGGCACCGGCATCAAGGTCGTAACCGTGGTGAACTTCCCCGATGGCGGTGAAGACACTGTGGCCGTGGAGGCTGCCACCCGGCAGGCGCTCGCCGATGGTGCTGACGAGATTGACCTCGTCATGGCCTATAAGGCGCTGGCGGAAGGCCGGCCCGGATTTGCAGAAACTCAGATTGTACGCATCAAACGCATTTGCGGCGATACGCTGCTGAAAGTCATTCTGGAAACAGGTGAGTTGCAGGACGCGGAGACCATTCGCAAAGCTGCCGATGTAGCTTTGGCTGCCGGGGCCGATTTTCTGAAAACCTCAACCGGCAAAGTTGCCACCAACGCCACTTTGGATGCAGCTGAAATTCTCCTGACAGCGATTGCTGAAACGGACAAAACTATTGGCTTCAAACCCGCTGGCGGAATTAAGACATCATCCGATGCTATTGCTTATTTTGACGTGGCGAAACGCATCAGGGGTGACGCTGCTCCAAACCCGGCTCTGTTCCGCCTTGGTGCCAGCAGCGTTCTGGATGCGATGATCGCTTCTATTGAGGGACGCGAGGAAACAAAAGGCGCAGGCTATTGA